Proteins encoded by one window of Moorella humiferrea:
- the cbiQ gene encoding cobalt ECF transporter T component CbiQ gives MFSIDQYAYSNRLKNVHPGEKVAFALVTLLIALVAPQPLIPAIIIALMAGATIGVAGIPARFYLQLILVPFSFLVAGVAMIALTISNQPQAGLKGVTLLEWTLGVTPAGMHLAGKIFLKSLGATACLYFLSLTTPMVDILTVLRQLRLPALLVDLISLTYRFIFVLLATVNDIYTAQASRLGYASLRTSYHSLGHLAANLFIKTYRRSQELFTALTARGYDEELRVLEAVYPFSWPFLCLAVIFDLALVILMLRT, from the coding sequence ATGTTCAGCATTGACCAGTATGCCTATAGCAACCGGTTAAAGAACGTCCACCCGGGCGAAAAAGTAGCCTTTGCCCTGGTAACCCTCCTGATCGCCCTGGTGGCGCCCCAGCCTTTAATCCCAGCCATCATCATAGCCCTGATGGCCGGGGCTACCATTGGGGTCGCCGGCATCCCGGCCCGTTTTTACCTGCAGCTTATCCTGGTGCCCTTTTCTTTTTTAGTCGCGGGGGTGGCCATGATCGCCCTCACCATTTCCAACCAGCCCCAGGCCGGTCTTAAGGGTGTGACCCTCCTGGAGTGGACCCTGGGTGTTACCCCAGCCGGCATGCACCTGGCCGGGAAAATTTTTCTCAAGTCCCTGGGGGCTACTGCCTGCCTTTATTTCCTTTCCCTAACAACTCCCATGGTAGATATCCTTACCGTCCTCAGGCAACTGCGCCTCCCGGCCCTGCTGGTGGATTTAATCAGCCTGACCTACCGCTTTATTTTTGTCCTGCTGGCGACCGTCAACGACATTTATACCGCCCAGGCTTCCCGCCTGGGCTATGCCTCCCTGCGCACTTCCTATCATTCCCTGGGCCATCTGGCGGCCAACCTTTTTATCAAGACTTACCGCCGCTCCCAGGAATTATTTACCGCCCTGACGGCCCGGGGCTACGATGAAGAGCTGCGCGTGCTGGAGGCTGTATATCCTTTCTCCTGGCCCTTTTTATGCCTGGCCGTCATCTTTGACCTGGCTTTAGTTATTTTAATGCTGCGTACATAA
- a CDS encoding energy-coupling factor ABC transporter ATP-binding protein, producing MAALLEAERVSFTYPDGTRALQHVTLSIPEGKKIAVLGPNGAGKSTLFLHFNGILRPQEGCIYFAGVRINYSHKALTDLRRQVGIVFQDPDSMLFSASVRQEISFGPLNLGLGREEVGQRVEAAMAVTGIADLQDKPTHFLSYGQKKRVAIASVLAMEPRLIIFDEPTAYLDPRSTREVMALLADISSQGKTIILSTHDVDIAYTWADYIYVLARGQVIGAGTPAEIFSDATLLETADLARPWLLEVYEDLKNKGWLPATAPVPKNKEELLGLIPYRSRSKLAI from the coding sequence TTGGCCGCCCTTTTAGAAGCAGAGAGGGTTTCCTTTACTTACCCTGACGGTACCCGGGCCCTGCAGCATGTTACCTTGAGCATCCCTGAAGGCAAGAAGATTGCCGTCCTGGGTCCCAATGGTGCTGGCAAGTCAACCCTTTTCCTTCATTTTAACGGCATCTTAAGGCCCCAGGAGGGGTGTATCTACTTTGCCGGAGTCAGGATTAATTACAGCCATAAAGCATTAACAGATTTACGCCGGCAGGTGGGCATCGTCTTTCAAGACCCCGACAGCATGCTCTTTTCGGCCAGCGTCCGCCAGGAAATTTCTTTTGGACCATTAAACCTGGGCCTGGGCAGGGAAGAGGTAGGGCAAAGGGTTGAAGCCGCCATGGCGGTAACGGGTATCGCCGACCTCCAGGATAAGCCGACGCATTTTTTAAGCTACGGCCAGAAAAAGCGGGTGGCCATTGCCAGCGTCCTGGCCATGGAACCCCGGCTGATCATCTTTGATGAGCCGACGGCCTACCTGGACCCGCGCTCAACCCGGGAGGTCATGGCCTTGCTGGCAGATATCAGCAGCCAGGGAAAGACGATTATTTTATCCACCCATGATGTAGACATAGCCTATACCTGGGCCGACTATATCTACGTCCTGGCCCGCGGCCAGGTAATCGGTGCCGGGACGCCGGCCGAAATCTTTAGCGATGCCACCCTCCTGGAAACTGCTGATCTGGCCCGGCCCTGGCTGCTGGAGGTCTACGAAGACCTGAAAAATAAAGGCTGGCTGCCGGCAACGGCGCCAGTCCCCAAAAATAAAGAAGAGCTCCTGGGCCTCATTCCTTATCGTTCCAGGTCTAAACTGGCCATTTGA
- a CDS encoding energy-coupling factor ABC transporter permease, with amino-acid sequence MVFRRTSIIFIFFLLTMAVLNRPAYAMHIAEGFLPFNWAAAWYIVVLPFWLWGLRSIQQTVKSNPGLKMLLGLAGAYTFVLSALKIPSVTGSCSHPTGVGLGAILFGPAAMSILGGIVLLFQALLLAHGGLSTLGANTFSMAVVGPFVAYGFYRLVRRLNGSIPLAVFLAATLGDLMTYVTTSLQLALAFPAQPGGVLASMLKFMGIFAVTQLPLAVSEGILTVVVFNLLTAYNKNELQELSILDDKTLAAGGSKLEVRK; translated from the coding sequence ATGGTGTTCCGGCGTACATCCATAATATTTATATTTTTCCTGTTGACCATGGCCGTTCTCAACCGGCCGGCCTACGCCATGCACATCGCCGAAGGATTTCTCCCTTTTAACTGGGCCGCTGCCTGGTATATCGTCGTGTTGCCCTTCTGGCTTTGGGGCCTGCGGTCCATCCAGCAAACTGTAAAAAGCAATCCCGGCCTGAAAATGCTCCTGGGCCTGGCCGGCGCCTATACCTTTGTCCTGTCGGCCCTGAAAATCCCTTCAGTAACCGGTAGCTGTTCCCATCCCACCGGGGTTGGTCTGGGGGCCATCCTCTTTGGCCCGGCAGCCATGAGTATCCTGGGGGGTATCGTCCTCCTCTTCCAGGCCCTTTTGCTGGCCCACGGCGGCTTAAGCACCCTGGGAGCTAACACCTTTTCCATGGCCGTGGTGGGTCCTTTTGTAGCCTACGGTTTTTACCGCCTGGTGCGAAGGCTCAACGGCTCAATTCCCCTGGCCGTCTTCCTGGCCGCCACCCTGGGGGACCTGATGACCTATGTCACCACTTCCCTGCAGTTGGCCCTGGCCTTCCCGGCCCAGCCCGGCGGGGTACTGGCGTCTATGCTAAAATTTATGGGCATTTTTGCCGTGACCCAGCTACCCCTGGCTGTCAGCGAAGGTATCTTAACGGTCGTCGTTTTTAATTTGCTGACCGCCTATAATAAAAACGAACTGCAGGAACTGTCTATTTTAGACGACAAAACCCTGGCGGCTGGCGGTAGTAAACTGGAGGTGCGTAAATAA
- a CDS encoding energy-coupling factor ABC transporter substrate-binding protein yields MSSVQKNLFLLLIVILLAAAPLFMHRSGEFAGADDQAEEAISQIRPDYDPWFKPVWEPPSGEVETFLFAAQAAIGSGIVCYFLGYSKGKKQREQK; encoded by the coding sequence ATGAGCAGCGTCCAGAAAAATCTTTTCTTGCTCCTAATCGTTATTCTCCTGGCAGCAGCCCCCCTCTTCATGCACCGCAGCGGGGAGTTTGCCGGTGCTGATGATCAAGCGGAAGAGGCCATTAGCCAAATCCGGCCTGATTATGATCCCTGGTTTAAACCCGTCTGGGAACCGCCCAGTGGGGAAGTGGAAACCTTTCTCTTTGCCGCCCAGGCTGCCATCGGCAGCGGTATTGTTTGCTACTTCCTGGGTTACAGCAAAGGAAAGAAACAGCGGGAGCAGAAGTAA